In one Lachnospiraceae bacterium GAM79 genomic region, the following are encoded:
- a CDS encoding phosphoribosylanthranilate isomerase, giving the protein MNLVKICGITEEQEVEYVNEAGVDFMGMVMFFPKSKRNITVEKASSLIKKLNPAVTSVAVTVEPTLDQIREIEAAGIQMIQIHGDISQELLQEIHIPVIKAFNVHDLSSYEKYHQADIVKGYIFDAQTPGSGKTFDWSVLSDIPHDEKFALLAGGLNPDNVAEAFAATHVDGADTSSGVENDTGIGKDREKILRFVENVKNQ; this is encoded by the coding sequence ATGAATCTGGTAAAAATCTGTGGAATCACAGAAGAACAGGAAGTTGAATATGTAAATGAAGCCGGCGTGGATTTTATGGGAATGGTGATGTTCTTTCCGAAAAGCAAGCGGAATATCACAGTAGAAAAAGCATCTTCCCTTATAAAAAAACTGAACCCTGCGGTCACATCCGTAGCGGTAACGGTAGAACCGACGCTCGATCAGATCCGGGAGATCGAAGCTGCCGGAATCCAGATGATCCAGATTCATGGGGATATCAGCCAGGAACTGCTGCAGGAGATCCATATTCCTGTTATCAAAGCATTTAATGTACATGATCTGTCTTCTTATGAGAAATATCATCAGGCTGATATAGTAAAAGGATATATCTTTGATGCACAGACACCGGGCAGTGGGAAGACCTTTGACTGGTCTGTACTTTCCGATATTCCGCACGATGAGAAGTTTGCACTTCTTGCTGGTGGTTTAAATCCTGACAATGTGGCAGAGGCATTTGCCGCAACTCATGTGGATGGTGCAGACACCAGCTCCGGTGTGGAGAACGACACCGGAATCGGCAAAGACCGGGAGAAGATCCTGAGATTTGTGGAGAATGTGAAGAATCAGTAG
- a CDS encoding MBL fold metallo-hydrolase yields MTVTNDIKYIGVNDHEIDLFEGQYIVPNGMAYNSYVIMDEKIAVMDTVDQNFTDEWLAKLETELAGRTPDYIVVQHMEPDHSANLANFMEKYPTATVVATAAAFNMMKNFFGKDYADRRMMVKEGDTLSLGKHELTFVMAPMVHWPEVMMTYDSTDKVLFSADGFGKFGALDVEEDWACEARRYYIGIVGKFGAQVQALLKKAAGLDIQIICPLHGPVLTENLGYYIGLYDTWSSYGVETDGVVIAYTSVYGHTKEAAELLAKKLTEKGCPKVAVNDLARCDMAEAVEDAFRYGKLVLATTTYNGDIFPFMREFINHLTERNFQNRTIGLIENGAWAPMAAKVMKGMFENSKNLTFTDTTVQIKAALNDASLAQIDALADELCK; encoded by the coding sequence ATGACAGTTACAAATGATATTAAGTACATCGGTGTGAATGACCATGAGATCGATCTGTTTGAGGGACAGTATATTGTGCCAAATGGCATGGCATATAATTCTTATGTGATCATGGATGAGAAGATTGCCGTTATGGATACGGTGGATCAGAATTTTACGGATGAATGGTTAGCAAAGCTGGAAACGGAGCTTGCAGGCCGGACACCGGATTACATCGTGGTTCAGCATATGGAGCCGGATCATTCGGCGAATCTTGCAAATTTCATGGAGAAGTATCCGACAGCAACAGTTGTTGCAACAGCGGCAGCATTTAACATGATGAAGAACTTCTTTGGAAAAGATTATGCTGATAGAAGAATGATGGTGAAAGAGGGAGATACCTTATCACTTGGAAAGCATGAGCTGACATTTGTCATGGCTCCGATGGTACACTGGCCGGAGGTTATGATGACCTATGACAGCACAGATAAGGTATTATTCTCCGCGGACGGCTTCGGCAAATTCGGAGCCTTGGATGTAGAGGAGGACTGGGCATGTGAGGCTCGCCGTTACTACATCGGAATCGTAGGAAAGTTCGGTGCACAGGTTCAGGCATTGTTGAAGAAGGCAGCAGGACTGGATATCCAGATCATCTGTCCGCTTCATGGACCGGTTCTGACAGAGAATCTCGGATATTATATCGGTTTATATGATACATGGTCATCTTATGGAGTAGAAACAGACGGTGTAGTGATCGCTTACACATCTGTCTATGGACATACAAAAGAGGCAGCAGAGCTTCTTGCAAAGAAGCTGACCGAAAAGGGATGCCCAAAGGTAGCAGTCAATGATCTTGCCCGCTGTGATATGGCAGAGGCAGTAGAGGATGCGTTCCGTTATGGCAAACTGGTGCTTGCAACAACGACCTATAACGGTGACATTTTCCCATTTATGAGAGAGTTCATCAATCACCTGACAGAGCGTAATTTCCAGAACCGCACGATCGGTCTGATCGAGAATGGCGCATGGGCTCCAATGGCTGCAAAGGTTATGAAGGGTATGTTTGAAAACAGCAAGAATCTGACATTTACTGATACAACAGTTCAGATCAAGGCGGCATTAAATGACGCAAGCCTTGCACAGATCGATGCACTGGCAGATGAACTGTGTAAATAA
- a CDS encoding ABC transporter permease produces MKSMMRRTTFREIKNSFGRFAAILAIIALGVGFFSGLKMTKPAMVKTITDFLSDSEFYDLHLVSTLGYTDEDVEAFAGEDDVRYAEGSYSFDVLYDGMGDNERALKTLSLPEHVNDIRLVDGRLPEADDECVVDDKLTDVRIGDVITVADTNGDATETKLRYRKFTVTGTVQSSLYINFERGTTTLGTGKLSGFVYMKPEAFDCECYTDVYVRFDQDYALYDDAYDTYMDEKKDAWDAICHDRVTKRYQALLMQTGLTEDMVAGVTIDDAPDVSYYILGRETNVGYVCFESDSDIVDGVAKVFPVFFVLVAVLVCMTTMNRMVEEQRTMIGMLKALGYSEHTIMSKYMIYSGLAAVIGCIGGFFAGTYAFPRVIWKAYHMMYLNISLKYIVDWKLAGIAMLVSLACSVGTTWFTCRYELSETAAGLMRPKAPKAGKRVFLEKISFVWKRLKFLHKVSVRNIFRYKKRFFMMVIGISGCTALLLTGFGINDSIAGFADRQYDEIQILDGTMTLAESVDDVKKTNAASEENQKDQQEATQTGSESAAAGDLYDKLDKYMQDYDFVGETSWDLIESDGIKSINLVIMKEPEHSDKYMDFHNSKNEKVAYPGKDEAVINSALATRYDLSVGDTITIRNSDMKEIKAKISGIFENYVYNYVYLSPETYMDQMGEAPVYHSVYFNLKPDMDAHEVAADLMKENVVSAVVVNGDMRERISNMMKSLDYIVLVVILSAAALAFIVLYNLTNINITERIREIATVKVLGFFRNETSSYVFRENWVLTAIGIAVGLVLGVFLHSFVMDQIRVDMVSFDTYISPLSYVYSIILTFAFNGCVNLFMSVRLERINMAESLKSVD; encoded by the coding sequence ATGAAATCAATGATGCGTCGTACGACATTTCGAGAAATTAAAAACAGTTTTGGACGGTTTGCAGCGATTCTCGCGATCATAGCGTTAGGTGTTGGTTTCTTTTCAGGCCTGAAGATGACCAAGCCGGCTATGGTAAAGACGATTACGGATTTCCTCAGTGATTCGGAATTCTATGATCTGCATCTGGTGTCTACGCTTGGCTATACAGATGAGGATGTGGAAGCATTTGCGGGTGAGGATGATGTCCGGTATGCAGAGGGCAGCTATTCATTTGATGTGCTTTATGATGGTATGGGTGATAATGAACGTGCACTCAAAACCTTGTCATTGCCGGAGCATGTGAATGACATCCGTCTGGTGGATGGCAGACTGCCGGAAGCGGATGATGAATGCGTAGTGGATGACAAGCTGACAGATGTGAGAATCGGTGATGTCATTACCGTGGCAGATACGAATGGTGATGCCACTGAGACAAAGCTCCGCTATAGGAAATTTACGGTTACTGGAACCGTACAGTCCTCCCTTTATATTAATTTTGAACGTGGAACGACTACTCTCGGGACCGGTAAATTAAGTGGATTTGTATATATGAAGCCGGAAGCATTTGACTGTGAATGCTACACTGACGTCTATGTCAGGTTTGATCAGGACTATGCGTTATACGATGATGCGTACGATACCTATATGGACGAGAAAAAGGATGCCTGGGATGCTATCTGTCATGACCGTGTTACGAAACGATATCAGGCGCTTTTGATGCAGACCGGGCTTACCGAAGATATGGTTGCCGGCGTAACCATAGATGACGCACCGGATGTCAGTTATTATATTCTTGGCAGGGAGACGAATGTCGGTTATGTCTGTTTTGAGAGTGATTCCGATATCGTGGATGGTGTAGCAAAGGTATTTCCGGTGTTCTTTGTATTGGTTGCTGTGCTTGTCTGTATGACGACGATGAATCGTATGGTCGAGGAACAGCGAACAATGATCGGAATGCTAAAGGCACTTGGATACAGTGAGCATACGATCATGAGCAAATATATGATCTATTCAGGGCTGGCAGCAGTTATCGGATGTATAGGAGGCTTTTTTGCAGGAACGTATGCATTCCCACGGGTAATCTGGAAAGCATATCATATGATGTATCTGAATATTAGCTTAAAATATATTGTAGACTGGAAGCTGGCAGGAATTGCTATGCTGGTATCTCTGGCATGTTCGGTAGGAACGACATGGTTTACCTGCCGGTATGAGCTGTCGGAGACTGCGGCAGGTCTGATGCGGCCGAAGGCACCGAAGGCGGGCAAACGTGTATTCCTTGAGAAAATATCATTTGTATGGAAACGATTAAAATTTCTGCATAAGGTATCGGTTCGAAATATCTTTCGGTATAAGAAGCGTTTCTTTATGATGGTAATAGGAATCAGCGGATGCACAGCCCTGCTTCTGACCGGATTTGGTATCAATGATTCGATCGCCGGCTTTGCAGATCGTCAGTATGATGAGATCCAGATCTTAGACGGAACGATGACCCTTGCAGAGAGTGTTGATGATGTAAAGAAAACGAATGCAGCTTCTGAGGAAAATCAGAAGGATCAGCAGGAAGCAACGCAGACGGGTTCGGAATCAGCGGCAGCCGGTGATCTGTATGATAAATTAGACAAATATATGCAGGACTATGATTTTGTTGGTGAGACAAGCTGGGATCTGATAGAGTCCGATGGCATTAAGAGCATTAATCTAGTTATTATGAAAGAACCGGAGCATTCGGACAAATATATGGATTTTCACAACAGTAAGAATGAGAAGGTCGCATATCCGGGCAAGGATGAGGCGGTTATCAACAGTGCTTTGGCAACCCGGTATGATCTGTCCGTTGGGGATACCATTACGATCCGGAACAGTGATATGAAAGAGATCAAGGCAAAGATTTCCGGCATCTTTGAAAATTATGTATATAATTATGTATATCTGTCGCCGGAAACATACATGGATCAGATGGGAGAAGCTCCGGTATATCATTCCGTCTATTTCAATCTGAAGCCTGATATGGATGCACATGAAGTGGCTGCCGATCTTATGAAAGAAAATGTAGTTTCTGCAGTAGTCGTGAATGGAGATATGCGCGAACGTATCAGCAATATGATGAAGAGTCTGGACTATATCGTTCTGGTCGTTATCCTGTCGGCGGCAGCACTGGCATTTATCGTGCTGTATAACCTGACAAATATCAATATTACAGAACGAATCCGGGAGATTGCAACCGTAAAGGTGCTTGGATTTTTCAGAAATGAAACCTCATCTTATGTGTTCCGTGAAAACTGGGTGCTGACGGCAATCGGAATAGCGGTCGGTCTGGTGCTCGGAGTATTTCTGCATAGCTTTGTTATGGATCAGATCCGTGTGGATATGGTTTCATTTGACACTTACATTTCACCGCTTAGTTATGTGTACAGCATTATTCTGACGTTTGCTTTTAATGGCTGTGTCAACCTGTTCATGTCGGTGAGACTGGAGCGGATCAATATGGCAGAATCCCTGAAATCAGTGGACTAA
- a CDS encoding ABC transporter ATP-binding protein yields the protein MSAYVEFKDVKKIYKTGEVEIHALRDVNFEIEKGEFCVIVGASGAGKTTILNILGGMDTLSGGSVYLDGKEISGLNKRQLTAYRRYDVGFVFQFYNLVQNLTALENVELAAQICKDPLDAATVLKQVGLEDRMANFPAQLSGGEQQRVAIARALAKNPKLLLCDEPTGALDYNTGKSVLKLLQDTCRNTGTTVIVITHNQALTAMADRVITVKSGTVEKVVLNDNIKNVEDLEW from the coding sequence ATGAGTGCATATGTTGAGTTTAAGGATGTTAAGAAAATATATAAGACCGGCGAGGTTGAGATCCATGCTCTGCGGGATGTGAACTTCGAGATTGAAAAAGGAGAATTCTGTGTCATTGTTGGAGCGTCAGGAGCGGGAAAGACAACGATTCTGAATATCCTGGGCGGAATGGACACGCTGTCCGGCGGCAGTGTATATCTGGACGGAAAAGAAATCTCCGGGCTGAACAAGCGGCAGCTTACGGCATACAGGAGATATGATGTAGGATTTGTATTTCAGTTCTATAATCTGGTGCAGAATCTGACGGCACTGGAAAATGTAGAGCTTGCGGCACAGATCTGTAAGGACCCGTTAGATGCGGCAACGGTATTAAAGCAGGTAGGGCTTGAGGATCGTATGGCAAATTTCCCTGCACAGTTATCCGGTGGAGAGCAGCAGCGGGTAGCGATCGCCAGAGCACTTGCAAAGAATCCGAAGCTGCTTTTATGTGATGAACCGACCGGTGCGCTGGACTATAATACAGGAAAATCCGTACTCAAATTGCTTCAGGATACCTGTAGGAACACCGGAACTACGGTTATCGTTATCACACATAATCAGGCACTTACAGCAATGGCAGATCGTGTGATCACAGTTAAGAGCGGAACAGTAGAGAAGGTTGTTCTGAATGATAACATTAAAAATGTAGAAGATCTGGAATGGTAG